A part of Thermocrinis albus DSM 14484 genomic DNA contains:
- a CDS encoding OmpP1/FadL family transporter — MKKVLTLGALLFTAGVSFATNGDNLIGVSPASRGMGGIGVGMPVGPTDSIFRNPAWMSYYKGFNLSFGGILFMPTVKAKSNVTPLGPWNPPAEATSQAKFFVVPEVGIVHQINDRLTFGIGAFGVSGMGTDYRNKDPQFSNMHTTFQFMRVIPALAYKVNDAVAIAAGVDLAYGSLDMGAKMCDQSKPPNCWNAGGGQSQTYGIGFQLGLAYNMGDFLFAGITYQSPISMTYKRVFDSNNDGRFEDFKLTQPQELAFGVGIKPMQNLKVGMDVRWINWKNADGYKHFQWKDQWVIAIGGEYRPIPKLALRAGYNYGKSPIRGGAKDSSNFKNNIPNFDSPFSDFNIAYFNLVGFPAITEHHITLGLGYEFTKTFSVDLAYKHAFNKKVRATGANGLVVEGQNAQDAITVGLNWKF, encoded by the coding sequence ATGAAGAAAGTTCTCACACTGGGGGCTCTCCTCTTTACAGCGGGAGTTTCTTTTGCCACCAACGGAGACAACCTTATAGGCGTGTCTCCTGCCTCTAGAGGTATGGGTGGTATAGGTGTGGGTATGCCTGTAGGACCCACCGACAGCATTTTCAGAAACCCCGCGTGGATGAGCTATTATAAAGGCTTTAATCTCAGCTTCGGTGGAATACTCTTCATGCCTACTGTTAAAGCAAAGAGCAACGTAACACCTTTGGGACCCTGGAATCCACCTGCGGAAGCCACTAGCCAGGCCAAGTTCTTTGTAGTACCAGAGGTAGGTATAGTTCACCAAATTAATGACAGACTCACCTTCGGTATAGGAGCCTTCGGTGTATCTGGTATGGGAACAGATTACAGAAATAAGGATCCACAATTTAGCAACATGCACACCACCTTCCAGTTTATGAGAGTAATACCGGCCCTTGCCTACAAGGTGAACGATGCTGTTGCCATAGCCGCTGGTGTAGATCTGGCTTACGGATCTCTGGACATGGGAGCTAAGATGTGTGACCAAAGTAAACCCCCCAACTGTTGGAATGCAGGAGGTGGGCAGTCACAAACTTACGGTATAGGCTTTCAACTGGGTTTGGCTTATAACATGGGAGACTTTCTCTTTGCAGGTATAACTTACCAAAGCCCTATAAGCATGACCTACAAGAGGGTTTTTGATAGCAACAATGATGGCAGGTTTGAAGACTTTAAGCTAACACAACCGCAGGAGTTGGCTTTTGGTGTAGGTATAAAACCCATGCAAAACCTTAAGGTAGGCATGGACGTACGCTGGATAAACTGGAAGAACGCCGACGGCTACAAACACTTCCAGTGGAAAGACCAGTGGGTTATAGCCATAGGTGGTGAGTACAGGCCCATTCCCAAGCTGGCTCTGAGGGCAGGATACAACTACGGCAAGTCCCCCATAAGAGGTGGAGCCAAGGACAGTAGTAACTTCAAAAATAACATACCTAACTTTGATTCCCCCTTCAGTGATTTCAATATAGCCTACTTTAACCTGGTGGGATTTCCCGCCATCACGGAGCATCACATAACTTTAGGTTTAGGTTATGAGTTTACCAAGACCTTCAGTGTAGACCTCGCTTACAAGCATGCCTTCAACAAGAAGGTGCGTGCCACCGGTGCTAATGGTTTGGTGGTGGAAGGTCAAAACGCTCAGGACGCTATCACAGTAGGTCTTAACTGGAAGTTTTAA